Below is a genomic region from bacterium.
TTATGGTCAAATTGCAAATAATCGGTTTGTGGATTATGACAGTGTTATTGCTTACATCAAGTATGAATTGAATGCGTACACCGATGAACCCTCAAAAATGTTCAAGACCTATTCTGATCTTCATCAAAATGTTCAGGATGCTTTTAATGAGTATGGCGTACAGATCATGTCTCCCAACTACGAAGCAGACCCGGAAGCGCCGAAACTTGTTCCTAAAGAACGCTGGTATGTAGCTCATGCAAAGAAACCGGATGAGACGTAGCGGGCAGCATGAAAAAGATACTTTATTAGTAGCCTTTTTGTGAATGAAATTCGATGGACCCCATGTTTCTCGCAGTGCAGCTCCAGGTTCGTCATGAGCTGGTGCTGGTTACAAGAGAAACAATGGATGAAGCATTGAACACGGGTGTTTGTGACATTGTTATGTCAGGAATCAGGGCAACACCTCAACGTGCAAAAGGAATGCAGTTTTCGAAACCCTCCGCTGAAGAAACTGCCGCATTTCTCGTCTCGGATCATCTCAGGGAAAAGTTTTCGCAAATATCGAAAATTCAAGAAATGCATTCTCCAAGAATTGGGGTTTCAAATATTCCCAATTTGATCGAACGTCTCCATAATGTATTCCCTAACGCAAAAATTGTTCCGGTTGAACCGATAACTACCTTTGTAAACGATCAAACTAATCAATTTGATGCGGTGTATACTACATGGGAGCGCGCTACGGCGTGGAGCTTGTTACACCCGCAGTTTGCTCCAGTGATTCCGGAAACCGGAATGGGAGGATTTCCACTGGCTTATGCCAGATCTTCGTTCCTTTGTGAATACTTGGATTGATGGCCATATTTCTAGTGGACTCCTCAAACATAAATTCGATTACTGGATCTACGGCCGAGACACGAGCAAAGTGCGTGAGCCGCGTTGGTGCATTGCCTCAAATCTTCTTGGATGGTGGAAGCAGTAGTCGCATATCACAAGTCCATCCACAATTTTCACCAGTTCTTGTTTTACAGCAGAGACACACAGGCTCAAGTGCCATGTATCTCCACTTCGATGTTACGCTCAATAGAGTACGTTTAATCTAGAATATAATTAGAAAAAAGGTTTTATAGGTTACGATTTTTTTGTAGAAAAGTCAGAGTGGAACTTTTTGCGAAAAATTATTTCAATGCTTTAGCGGCAACAGTCCAATTTCCAATCCAGTCGCTTGCGAAACTAAAGAGGAAGACAAAGAGCAGGAGTGATTACCTAGGACACAACTTTACCGCATCCTGGAAAAATTGGGTGGGGGGATGGACGTGATATATAGGGCGAAGATACCAAGCTTGGCTGCTAGAAGAACTGGATCGTCACGCCGAGCATGATGAGGAGGAGTCCGAAATACACGAGCGGGAATGCCCAACGACAACCGCGATCGATGTGATCTCCACGCTCCAAATTTCCCCGCTTGTCCAGAGCACCCACCACCAGGTTGATCACGACCGTCGCGCACATGGTCAGGAAGCTGAGGTTAAGGAATCCGTGAATCA
It encodes:
- a CDS encoding transporter substrate-binding domain-containing protein, which encodes MDPMFLAVQLQVRHELVLVTRETMDEALNTGVCDIVMSGIRATPQRAKGMQFSKPSAEETAAFLVSDHLREKFSQISKIQEMHSPRIGVSNIPNLIERLHNVFPNAKIVPVEPITTFVNDQTNQFDAVYTTWERATAWSLLHPQFAPVIPETGMGGFPLAYARSSFLCEYLD